Proteins from a single region of Ziziphus jujuba cultivar Dongzao chromosome 1, ASM3175591v1:
- the LOC107428544 gene encoding uncharacterized protein LOC107428544, with protein MAPHGEAITSSYTKTNFSKPPKLSSDTLSRTVSDISFELNREGIDQLKQLPAISEVEDAKCECCGMSEECTPEYIDRVRDKFLGKWICGLCAEAVKEEVEKNGGNKEEALSAHMSACVRFNKFGRAYPVLFQAEAMREMLKKSKLEGRGMRSKSISPRDHKGAPKKGGIARSTSCIPAITREMNDLTVAN; from the coding sequence ATGGCACCACATGGAGAGGCTATTACCAGCTCTTACACCAAAACCAACTTCTCCAAACCACCGAAGCTGTCATCAGACACCCTTTCCAGGACGGTTTCCGACATCTCCTTCGAGCTGAACCGAGAAGGGATCGATCAGCTGAAACAGCTCCCGGCGATATCTGAAGTGGAAGACGCCAAGTGCGAGTGCTGCGGGATGAGCGAAGAGTGCACTCCCGAGTACATAGACAGGGTTCGGGACAAGTTTCTTGGGAAATGGATTTGCGGTTTGTGTGCCGAAGCCGTCAAGGAAGAGGTGGAGAAAAACGGAGGGAACAAAGAGGAGGCTTTGAGTGCTCACATGAGTGCTTGTGTGAGGTTCAACAAGTTTGGTAGGGCTTATCCTGTGTTGTTCCAAGCCGAAGCTATGAGAGAGATGTTGAAGAAGAGCAAACTTGAAGGAAGAGGTATGAGATCCAAGTCGATAAGTCCTAGAGATCACAAAGGAGCTCCAAAGAAGGGTGGGATTGCAAGGAGTACGAGTTGCATTCCGGCTATCACAAGGGAGATGAATGATCTGACAGTCGCCAATTGA
- the LOC107428556 gene encoding homeobox-leucine zipper protein ATHB-15: MAMSCKDGKGGPDNGKYVRYTPEQVEALERLYHECPKPSSIRRQQLIRECPILSNIEPKQIKVWFQNRRCREKQRKEASRLQAVNRKLTAMNKLLMEENDRLQKQVSQLVYENGYFRQHTQTTTLATKDTSCESAVTSGQHHVTPQHPPRDASPAGLLSIAEETLAEFLSKATGTAVEWVQMPGMKPGPDSIGIVAISHGCTGVAARACGLVGLEPTRVAEILKDRPSWFRDCRAVDVLNVLPTANGGTIELLYMQLYAPTTLAPARDFWLLRYTSVLDDGSLVICERSLKNTQNGPTMPPVQHFVRAEMLPSGYLIRPCEGGGSIIHIVDHMDLEPWSVPEVLRPLYESSTVLAQKTTMAALRQLRQIAHEVSQSNVTGWGRRPAALRALSQRLSRGFNEALNGFTDEGWSMMGNDGMDDVTILVNSSPDKLMGLNLSFANGFPAVSNAVLCAKASMLLQNVPPAILLRFLREHRSEWADNNIDAYSAAAIKVGPCSLAGSRVGSFGGQVILPLAHTIEHEEFLEVIKLEGVGHSPEDAIMPREMFLLQLCSGMDENAVGSCAELIFAPIDASFADDAPLLPSGFRIIPLDSGKEASSPNRTLDLASALEIGPSGNKASSDYSANNGCMRSVMTIAFEFAFESHMQEHVASMARQYVRSIISSVQRVALALSPSHLSSQAGLRSPLGTPEAQTLARWICNSYRCYMGVELLKSNTEGSESILKTLWHHSDAIMCCSLKALPVFTFANQAGLDMLETTLVALQDITLEKIFDDHGRKTLCSEFPQIMQQGFACLQGGICLSSMGRPVSYERAVAWKVLNEEENAHCICFMFMNWSFV, encoded by the exons ATGGCTATGTCCTGCAAGGATGGTAAAGGCGGACCGGACAACGGTAAGTATGTACGGTACACACCTGAGCAGGTTGAAGCCCTTGAGAGGCTCTATCATGAGTGCCCCAAACCCAGTTCGATTCGTCGTCAACAGCTTATAAGGGAATGCCCAATTCTCTCTAACATCGAGCCCAAACAAATCAAGGTCTGGTTCCAGAACCGAAG ATGCCGAGAGAAGCAAAGGAAAGAGGCATCACGCCTTCAAGCTGTGAATAGGAAACTGACAGCAATGAATAAGCTTTTAATGGAGGAGAATGATAGGTTGCAGAAGCAGGTGTCACAGCTGGTATATGAAAATGGATACTTCCGCCAGCATACCCAGACT ACAACGCTTGCAACCAAAGACACAAGTTGTGAATCGGCGGTAACTAGCGGTCAACACCATGTGACACCTCAGCATCCGCCGAGAGATGCTAGTCCTGCAGG GCTTTTGTCCATTGCAGAAGAAACTTTAGCAGAGTTTCTTTCAAAGGCTACTGGAACTGCTGTGGAGTGGGTCCAAATGCCTGGAATGAAG CCTGGTCCGGATTCCATAGGAATCGTTGCTATTTCTCATGGTTGCACTGGAGTGGCAGCACGAGCCTGCGGCTTGGTGGGTCTAGAACCTACAAGG GTTGCGGAGATCCTCAAGGATCGACCTTCGTGGTTCCGTGACTGCCGAGCTGTGGATGTTTTAAACGTGCTGCCCACAGCAAATGGTGGAACCATTGAGCTGCTTTATATGCAG CTCTATGCGCCTACTACTTTGGCCCCTGCTCGTGATTTCTGGCTGTTGCGCTATACTTCTGTCTTAGATGATGGCAGCCTTGTG ATCTGTGAGAGATCTCTTAAAAACACTCAAAATGGCCCAACCATGCCTCCAGTGCAGCATTTCGTTCGAGCAGAAATGCTGCCTAGTGGATACCTGATACGGCCTTGTGAAGGAGGTGGTTCTATCATTCACATTGTTGATCATATGGATTTGGAG CCTTGGAGTGTGCCAGAAGTATTGCGTCCGCTGTATGAATCATCAACTGTTCTTGCTCAAAAGACAACAATGGCA GCTTTACGCCAGCTAAGACAGATAGCTCATGAAGTTTCTCAGTCCAATGTCACTGGCTGGGGTAGACGACCTGCAGCTCTACGAGCACTGAGCCAGAGGTTAAGCAG GGGTTTTAATGAGGCACTTAATGGTTTTACTGATGAGGGGTGGTCGATGATGGGAAACGATGGCATGGATGATGTCACCATCCTTGTAAACTCATCTCCTGACAAGCTAATGGGATTGAATCTTTCCTTTGCAAATGGATTTCCAGCTGTCAGCAATGCAGTTTTATGTGCTAAAGCTTCAATGCTGTTACAG AATGTACCTCCTGCTATCCTTCTCAGGTTCCTGCGAGAGCATAGATCAGAGTGGGCAGACAATAATATTGATGCTTACTCAGCTGCAGCCATTAAAGTAGGCCCCTGTAGTTTAGCAGGGTCTAGAGTTGGAAGTTTTGGGGGTCAAGTTATACTTCCTCTGGCACATACTATTGAGCATGAAGAG TTCTTGGAAGTCATCAAGTTAGAAGGGGTTGGTCATTCTCCTGAAGATGCAATTATGCCCAGAGAAATGTTTCTTTTGCAA CTTTGCAGTGGAATGGATGAGAATGCTGTTGGCTCATGTGCTGAACTAATTTTTGCTCCAATTGATGCATCTTTTGCTGATGATGCACCTCTCTTGCCATCTGGTTTCCGTATTATTCCTCTAGATTCTGGGAAG GAAGCCTCCAGTCCAAATCGTACCTTGGACCTTGCTTCTGCTCTTGAAATTGGGCCGAGTGGGAATAAAGCATCTAGTGATTATTCTGCAAATAATGGTTGTATGAGATCTGTGATGACCATAGCATTTGAATTTGCATTTGAAAGCCACATGCAAGAACATGTAGCATCCATGGCTCGACAATATGTTCGCAGCATTATATCATCAGTTCAAAGGGTGGCATTAGCACTCTCACCTTCACATTTGAGTTCTCAGGCAGGACTCCGATCACCTCTAGGTACTCCTGAAGCACAGACGCTGGCTCGTTGGATCTGCAACAGTTACAG GTGCTACATGGGTGTCGAGCTACTGAAATCCAACACTGAAGGGAGTGAGTCCATCCTCAAAACCTTGTGGCATCACTCAGATGCCATTATGTGTTGCTCTTTGAAG GCATTGCCAGTTTTCACCTTTGCAAACCAGGCTGGGCTTGATATGCTTGAGACTACGTTGGTTGCTCTGCAAGACATTACTTTGGAAAAGATTTTCGATGACCATGGACGAAAGACTCTCTGCTCAGAATTTCCACAGATAATGCAGCAG GGTTTTGCTTGTCTTCAAGGTGGCATCTGTCTTTCAAGCATGGGGCGACCAGTGTCGTATGAAAGAGCAGTGGCTTGGAAGGTGCTGAATGAAGAGGAAAACGCCCACTGCATCTGCTTTATGTTTATGAACTGGTCTTTTGTGTGA
- the LOC107428559 gene encoding protein transport protein SEC13 homolog B, translating into MPAQKIETGHQDTVHDVVMDYYGKRIATASSDHTIKITGVSSSASQNLATLSGHQGPVWQVAWAHPKFGSLLASCSYDGRIIIWKESNQNEWTQAHVFTDNKSSVNSIAWAPHELGLILACGSSDGNISVYTAIADGGWSSTRIDHAHPVGVTSVSWAPSTAPSALVGPGLLDPVQKLCSGGCDNTVKVWKLYNGIWKLDCFPALQMHTDWVRDVAWAPNLGLPKSTIASASQDGKVIIWIVAKEGDQWEGKVLNDFRTPVWKVSWSLTGNILAVADGNNNVTLWTEAVDGEWQQVQTVDP; encoded by the coding sequence ATGCCGGCCCAAAAGATTGAGACTGGTCACCAAGACACAGTGCATGATGTGGTTATGGATTATTATGGGAAGCGCATTGCCACAGCTTCATCTGACCACACTATAAAGATAACTGGTGTAAGCAGTTCGGCCTCCCAGAATCTTGCAACACTGAGTGGTCACCAAGGACCTGTGTGGCAGGTAGCTTGGGCTCACCCAAAATTTGGGTCTTTGCTTGCTTCATGTTCTTATGATGGAAGAATCATAATATGGAAAGAAAGCAATCAGAACGAGTGGACCCAAGCCCATGTTTTCACTGACAACAAATCATCCGTGAATTCAATTGCTTGGGCTCCTCATGAACTAGGTCTTATTTTGGCATGCGGTTCGTCTGATGGGAATATCTCAGTTTACACTGCCATTGCTGACGGAGGTTGGTCGTCTACGAGGATTGACCATGCGCATCCGGTTGGAGTTACTTCTGTTTCATGGGCTCCCTCTACGGCACCCTCTGCTCTTGTTGGTCCTGGCTTGCTGGACCCTGTTCAGAAGCTTTGCTCTGGTGGTTGTGATAATACTGTAAAGGTTTGGAAGCTTTATAATGGGATTTGGAAGCTGGATTGCTTTCCTGCTCTTCAAATGCATACTGATTGGGTCAGGGATGTTGCTTGGGCACCCAACTTGGGACTACCAAAATCTACCATTGCAAGCGCCTCACAGGATGGAAAAGTTATTATATGGATTGTGGCCAAGGAAGGGGATCAGTGGGAAGGTAAGGTTTTGAATGATTTCAGGACGCCCGTTTGGAAGGTCTCGTGGTCACTGACTGGAAACATATTGGCTGTCGCGGATGGGAACAACAATGTGACCTTGTGGACAGAAGCAGTAGACGGCGAGTGGCAACAGGTGCAAACGGTTGATCCATAG
- the LOC107428543 gene encoding GATA transcription factor 9: MEVPQFFMGGCFGAGAGELSPNKRHSEQKPGEHFTIDDLLDFSNEDAMVTDGFFDNVAGTSTDSSTVTVVDSCNSSVCGGEPQLSGNRSFSESQFSGDLCVPYDDLAELEWLSNFVEDSFSAEKDLQALQFQTTTTTITKPQTPETSSSSETIPSETTRNSNSPFFQPESPLPGKARSKRSRAAPGDWSTRLLHLITPSNDAKPVKTTTSKKREGSSNSSSNSDSSGRKCLHCAAEKTPQWRTGPMGPKTLCNACGVRYKSGRLVPEYRPAASPTFVSTKHSNSHRKVVELRRQKDLQRAQQQHFLSQSSIFGLSNGGDDFLIHGHNGHDFRHMI, encoded by the exons ATGGAAGTGCCTCAGTTCTTTATGGGCGGGTGCTTCGGTGCCGGAGCCGGCGAGCTCTCGCCGAACAAACGGCATTCCGAACAGAAACCTGGCGAACATTTCACCATTGACGACCTCCTCGATTTTTCTAACGAAGACGCGATGGTCACCGATGGTTTCTTCGACAATGTCGCTGGAACCTCCACAGATTCCTCCACCGTCACCGTCGTCGACAGCTGCAATTCCTCTGTTTGCGGCGGTGAACCTCAATTATCAGGAAACCGGAGCTTCAGTGAGTCTCAGTTTTCTGGCGACCTTTGTGTTCCG TACGACGACTTGGCGGAGCTGGAATGGCTATCGAACTTCGTGGAAGACTCATTCTCAGCCGAAAAAGACCTACAAGCTCTCCAATTCCAGACCACAACAACCACTATAACGAAGCCTCAAACTCCCGAAACCTCTTCCTCCTCCGAAACGATTCCATCCGAAACCACCCGAAACTCAAACTCGCCGTTTTTTCAGCCCGAAAGTCCTCTCCCTGGCAAAGCCCGAAGCAAGCGCTCACGAGCCGCTCCCGGCGACTGGTCCACGCGCCTCCTCCACCTCATCACCCCAAGTAACGACGCTAAGCCAGTTAAAACGACGACGTCTAAGAAGAGGGAAGGGTCGAGTAATTCGAGTTCCAATTCGGATTCTTCGGGCCGGAAATGCCTCCACTGCGCCGCCGAGAAAACCCCGCAGTGGCGGACTGGGCCAATGGGCCCCAAAACATTGTGCAATGCCTGTGGGGTTCGATATAAATCGGGTCGGCTTGTACCCGAATACCGACCTGCGGCGAGTCCGACTTTTGTTTCCACTAAACACTCCAATTCGCATAGGAAGGTTGTGGAGCTCCGAAGACAGAAGGATCTTCAGAGGGCACAACAGCAACACTTTCTTAGTCAAAGTTCCATTTTTGGCTTATCCAACGGTGGTGATGATTTTTTGATCCATGGTCACAATGGACATGATTTTCGGCATATGATCTAA
- the LOC107428546 gene encoding uncharacterized protein LOC107428546, with amino-acid sequence MDKICCSIELEPRTLKQGQLNHVREVAADVVQKLEPHEASTLFVEGLRAVDSTKKMEQKIDEEVVVEFKEKTELIERPCQCACLNTNSETPVEHELKEPLSAPF; translated from the exons ATGGATAAGATCTGCTGCTCCATTGAACTGGAGCCTAGGACTTTAAAGCAAGGACAGCTCAATCACGTTAGG GAAGTGGCCGCAGATGTTGTTCAAAAATTGGAACCCCATGAAGCATCGACCTTGTTCGTTGAG GGACTGAGAGCAGTGGATTCAACGAAAAAGATGGAGCAGAAAATTGATGAAGAAGTAGTGGTGGAGTTCAAGGAGAAGACTGAATTGATTGAAAGACCTTGCCAATGCGCATGCCTTAATACCAATTCAGAGACTCCGGTTGAACACGAGCTTAAAGAACCTCTTTCAGCCCCATTTTGA